From a region of the Methanoculleus receptaculi genome:
- a CDS encoding META domain-containing protein: MRKNSRRAVRVALAGLLVFVVCLGVLVFTHSAGARDDTRLPPDGNPSLPANDNQSPLSGRSWHLTSYWTEEGAVPVIEKTDPIIAFTDAGRVSGTSGCNIFFGGYGLSGSRLRIHEIESTKMTSTPEVLDQEKAFFALLMETETYTIDGDCLRLFDASGREILSFTSQTQPLQGKAWYLWSPRNDTGGAVQDPGTDLISLQFLDESQFRGTAAGTDYCGTYEAPGDTIRFGPVEGWAELPEWYSSLLKQAHGYRITGAQLDIRNENGHSIMSFTRMPPSLVSADWYPQQYRAADGSVLLPPEETFEMVYFTPDGNVFGTIRGIQFTAQYDADNSSISFGPVSLLIPESDDPGKASESREMIESIFREARTYLVQNGTLELSSGDGKPLVTMANMPAV; encoded by the coding sequence ATGCGAAAGAACTCCCGGCGGGCCGTGAGGGTCGCTCTCGCCGGACTGCTTGTATTCGTCGTCTGCCTGGGAGTTCTCGTTTTCACGCACTCTGCAGGGGCCCGGGACGATACTCGATTGCCGCCGGACGGAAACCCATCGTTGCCGGCGAATGATAATCAATCCCCGCTATCCGGGCGGTCATGGCATCTTACCTCCTATTGGACGGAGGAAGGAGCCGTCCCCGTCATCGAGAAAACGGACCCAATCATCGCGTTCACCGACGCCGGGCGGGTCAGCGGCACCTCCGGGTGCAACATCTTCTTCGGCGGCTATGGCCTCTCCGGCAGCAGGCTCAGGATCCACGAGATAGAATCGACAAAGATGACCTCGACCCCTGAGGTGCTCGACCAAGAGAAAGCGTTCTTCGCACTGCTCATGGAAACGGAGACCTACACAATAGACGGTGACTGCCTCCGGTTGTTCGATGCATCCGGAAGGGAGATCCTCTCCTTCACCAGTCAGACACAACCGCTCCAGGGAAAAGCGTGGTATCTCTGGTCCCCGCGGAACGATACGGGAGGGGCCGTTCAGGACCCGGGTACCGACCTGATTTCATTGCAGTTTCTGGATGAAAGCCAGTTCCGGGGGACCGCCGCGGGCACCGATTACTGCGGGACGTATGAAGCGCCCGGGGATACCATCCGGTTCGGGCCGGTGGAGGGGTGGGCTGAATTGCCCGAATGGTACTCATCGCTCCTGAAACAGGCGCACGGTTACCGGATAACCGGGGCTCAACTCGATATCAGGAACGAGAACGGTCACTCCATCATGTCGTTTACCCGGATGCCCCCTTCACTGGTCTCGGCCGACTGGTATCCGCAACAGTACCGGGCGGCGGATGGATCCGTCCTCCTGCCGCCAGAGGAGACGTTCGAAATGGTATACTTTACCCCGGATGGCAACGTCTTTGGAACCATCCGCGGAATCCAGTTCACCGCGCAGTATGACGCAGACAACTCATCGATATCGTTTGGTCCCGTATCCCTGCTAATCCCGGAAAGCGACGATCCCGGAAAAGCGAGTGAATCACGGGAGATGATCGAGTCGATATTCCGGGAGGCAAGAACATACCTGGTCCAGAACGGCACGCTGGAACTCTCTTCCGGCGACGGGAAACCCCTGGTGACGATGGCGAACATGCCTGCGGTATAA
- a CDS encoding IS110 family RNA-guided transposase — translation MKEPTIACGIDVHKMFLQVCILSRSGEASQHRFHNTLNGILALKDLVLAEGCEIVAMESTGIYWYRLFLELESDIRTIVANARQIKSIPGRKTDMNDARWIAELALHGLIRPSRIFPRRDREFRDLTRNRETLVRTRTTIKNRIHKILDSAGIRLNLALKDLFGKSGRHLLSGLAEQKDLETTLATIPSPRILRRADQLREILQGSPLSPIQLHLLTTQLHLLEEIEEKIAHLDELILASLEDPQLEAVAICTSVPGISITAATTILAELGDVRDFSTASRLVSWAGLAPSVYQSADTQVCGKITKQGSKSLRWILVQAAQAASRTTGTVFSSFFRRIAYRRGRNKAIVALARKILSILWHLLVNRESYVEPGLKRVRKLPARMTLPKISIDDAVETLLRAGYRIYSPENQKSTAEGVRAERATHPL, via the coding sequence ATGAAGGAACCAACCATAGCATGTGGAATCGATGTTCACAAGATGTTTCTCCAGGTCTGCATTCTCTCACGATCTGGAGAAGCCTCTCAGCATCGCTTCCACAACACTCTCAATGGGATTCTGGCACTAAAAGACCTTGTGCTTGCTGAAGGGTGTGAGATCGTTGCCATGGAATCGACCGGGATCTACTGGTATCGACTCTTCCTGGAACTCGAGTCAGATATTCGAACGATTGTTGCCAACGCGCGTCAGATCAAGAGTATCCCAGGACGCAAGACAGACATGAACGATGCCCGATGGATTGCCGAACTCGCTCTCCACGGGTTGATCCGGCCCTCCCGGATCTTTCCCCGGCGCGATCGTGAGTTCCGGGATCTGACCCGCAACCGGGAGACACTGGTCAGAACCCGGACAACCATCAAGAACCGGATTCATAAGATCCTGGATAGCGCGGGTATCCGCCTGAACCTGGCGCTCAAAGATCTTTTCGGGAAATCAGGTCGTCATCTCCTCTCAGGTCTTGCCGAACAGAAGGACCTGGAGACCACCCTCGCGACTATCCCCTCGCCCCGGATCCTCCGCCGTGCCGATCAACTCCGGGAGATCCTCCAGGGTAGCCCACTCTCCCCCATCCAGTTGCATCTCCTTACGACCCAGTTGCATCTGCTTGAGGAGATCGAGGAGAAGATCGCTCATCTGGATGAGTTGATCCTTGCCTCGCTCGAGGATCCCCAGCTGGAGGCAGTCGCGATCTGTACCTCGGTGCCGGGGATCAGCATCACCGCAGCAACAACAATTCTCGCAGAACTGGGTGATGTCCGGGATTTCTCCACCGCGAGTCGTCTGGTTTCTTGGGCTGGGTTGGCACCGTCGGTCTATCAATCTGCTGATACCCAGGTGTGCGGCAAGATCACGAAACAGGGGTCAAAGAGTCTCCGCTGGATCCTGGTGCAGGCGGCCCAGGCGGCCAGCCGGACTACAGGTACTGTCTTCTCCTCCTTCTTCCGGCGGATCGCCTACCGCCGAGGGAGGAATAAGGCAATTGTTGCTCTCGCCCGGAAGATCCTCAGTATCCTGTGGCATCTCCTGGTGAACCGGGAATCCTACGTCGAACCGGGACTCAAGAGGGTGCGGAAACTCCCGGCGCGCATGACCCTGCCGAAGATCTCGATTGATGATGCCGTCGAAACCCTGTTGAGGGCGGGGTACCGAATTTACTCGCCTGAGAACCAAAAGTCAACCGCTGAGGGGGTGAGAGCGGAGAGGGCCACCCACCCCCTTTGA
- a CDS encoding peroxiredoxin, translated as MEPEEQNRMPVIGEPAPEFEALTTHGPLKLSDFKGKWVILFSHPADFTPVCTTEFIAFTDIADELARLNVQLIGLSIDSVHSHLAWVRSIKEKMGVEIPFPVIADLDMKVARRYGMIHGKEGTTATIRAVFFIDERGILRAMIYYPASNGRSMPEILRLIKALQTSDVHGVATPANWQPGDKVVVPAPKTPAEIERRLKEGYECKDWYLCFKQI; from the coding sequence ATGGAGCCTGAAGAACAGAACAGGATGCCTGTGATCGGCGAACCGGCGCCGGAGTTTGAGGCGCTGACAACCCATGGCCCCCTGAAACTCTCCGATTTCAAGGGGAAATGGGTCATACTCTTCTCTCACCCGGCCGACTTTACGCCGGTCTGCACAACCGAGTTCATAGCGTTCACCGATATCGCCGACGAACTTGCGAGGCTGAACGTCCAGCTCATTGGTCTCTCCATCGACAGCGTCCACTCGCACCTTGCGTGGGTTCGGAGCATCAAGGAGAAGATGGGGGTTGAGATCCCGTTTCCGGTCATCGCCGACCTAGACATGAAGGTCGCCCGGCGTTACGGGATGATCCATGGCAAAGAGGGCACCACCGCGACCATCAGGGCGGTCTTCTTCATCGACGAGAGGGGGATCCTTCGTGCAATGATCTACTACCCTGCGTCCAACGGCCGGTCCATGCCAGAGATCCTCCGCCTCATAAAAGCCCTCCAGACCTCGGACGTGCACGGTGTCGCGACACCGGCGAACTGGCAGCCGGGAGACAAGGTTGTCGTGCCGGCTCCAAAGACGCCGGCAGAGATCGAGAGACGGTTGAAGGAAGGTTACGAGTGCAAGGACTGGTACCTCTGCTTTAAGCAGATCTAA
- a CDS encoding carboxymuconolactone decarboxylase family protein, translating to MDEKKLEEKIGKVPVIFKDLKETDPDLYAKVMGLDQVIWDDGALSRQTKKVIAIAIAAALRDGHAVRAQMAGAANLGVSKEEIEEGLRVAFLLAGMPAYVHGKTALEEYFGKRAQR from the coding sequence ATGGATGAGAAGAAACTCGAGGAGAAGATAGGAAAGGTTCCCGTGATCTTTAAGGATCTCAAGGAGACCGATCCAGACCTCTATGCAAAGGTTATGGGGCTTGACCAGGTGATCTGGGATGATGGCGCCCTCTCAAGGCAGACAAAGAAGGTCATCGCGATCGCGATTGCAGCGGCGCTCCGGGATGGGCACGCTGTCCGCGCTCAGATGGCCGGAGCGGCAAACCTTGGTGTATCGAAGGAGGAGATCGAGGAGGGACTGCGGGTTGCGTTCCTGCTGGCAGGGATGCCGGCCTACGTCCACGGCAAGACCGCCCTCGAGGAGTATTTCGGCAAACGCGCACAGAGATGA
- a CDS encoding desulfoferrodoxin FeS4 iron-binding domain-containing protein, giving the protein MVNVSAEGQVYRCEICGNVVQVLEVGGGELVCCGEPMVLEE; this is encoded by the coding sequence ATGGTGAACGTATCGGCGGAAGGTCAGGTTTACCGCTGCGAGATCTGCGGAAACGTCGTCCAGGTGCTGGAAGTCGGCGGCGGCGAGCTGGTCTGCTGCGGCGAACCTATGGTGCTTGAGGAGTGA
- a CDS encoding zinc ribbon-containing protein, which yields MVEPETKKTAKAGEKPGPGRYICIDCGREILIDSTDQDLVRCPSCACEMYNCLPMTHIRPDIKTPEDVMNPPERKKPGKS from the coding sequence ATGGTTGAACCAGAGACGAAAAAGACAGCAAAGGCAGGAGAGAAGCCAGGCCCTGGCAGGTATATCTGCATAGACTGCGGGCGCGAGATCCTGATCGACAGCACAGACCAGGATCTCGTCAGGTGCCCATCCTGTGCCTGTGAGATGTACAACTGCCTTCCGATGACCCACATAAGGCCGGACATCAAGACACCGGAGGATGTCATGAACCCTCCTGAGAGGAAGAAGCCAGGGAAATCCTGA
- a CDS encoding flavodoxin family protein, translating to MPGKVVALLGSPLLDGNTAYLLDEAIRGAEEAGCEVEKIEVAHLDIMPCMEYFQCMGSENCLIEDGMERYFKMFREMDGLIIATPVMTMGIPGRLKSFMDRFQVFYMAKYHRGRSFITPERRKKRRMLFISIAGMNLPSVFDGAKATARAFGEIIDCPYRDEVLQNDMDTIRDIRTRPEVVEAAYRKGFELGRLLGEESEGSM from the coding sequence ATGCCAGGGAAGGTAGTCGCGCTGCTTGGAAGCCCGCTCCTTGACGGAAACACCGCCTATCTCCTCGATGAAGCCATCAGGGGCGCAGAGGAGGCGGGTTGCGAGGTCGAGAAGATCGAGGTCGCTCACCTCGATATCATGCCCTGCATGGAGTACTTCCAGTGCATGGGTAGCGAAAACTGCCTGATCGAGGATGGTATGGAGAGATACTTCAAGATGTTCCGGGAGATGGACGGGCTGATCATAGCCACGCCCGTTATGACGATGGGCATCCCGGGGAGACTCAAGTCGTTCATGGACAGGTTCCAGGTCTTCTACATGGCGAAGTACCACCGGGGCCGCTCTTTCATCACGCCCGAACGGCGGAAAAAACGCAGGATGCTCTTCATCTCGATCGCCGGGATGAACCTGCCGTCCGTCTTTGACGGCGCAAAAGCAACCGCACGGGCGTTTGGAGAGATCATCGACTGTCCCTACCGGGACGAGGTGCTCCAGAACGACATGGACACGATCCGGGACATACGGACGCGCCCGGAGGTTGTTGAGGCGGCCTACCGGAAGGGCTTCGAACTCGGCCGGCTGCTGGGGGAGGAGTCTGAAGGCTCGATGTGA
- a CDS encoding cation diffusion facilitator family transporter, giving the protein MGEDATRQRSGGKRSEVQIQVRRILILILVLNLAVALAKAVFGFLAGSASMVADAVHSGFDSFSNVVGITALYFAGKPPDTGHPYGHGKIETLATQVIGLMLLLTAAGIIYGGVQRLVEPVIPDITVVTVSVMFGTLIINIGVSTYERKKGLEYGSQILVADSRHTLSDVFVSLAVLSGFLAVSLGYPQADPIIALGIGLLIARMGFRVLYEAAEVLVDTMNILCDPELIQMVVMETPGVTGCHEFRCRGKPDEILADIHVTVDPETPVFQAHEISAEVERRLKEAVPGLADVVVHIEPSDSSPSSRPSSKPFR; this is encoded by the coding sequence ATGGGGGAGGATGCGACCCGTCAGCGGTCAGGAGGCAAAAGATCGGAGGTCCAGATCCAGGTGCGGCGGATATTAATCCTCATCCTTGTTCTGAATCTCGCAGTTGCGCTTGCAAAAGCTGTCTTTGGCTTCCTCGCCGGTTCGGCGAGCATGGTGGCGGATGCCGTTCACTCCGGGTTTGACTCTTTCTCAAACGTGGTCGGGATAACCGCACTCTACTTCGCCGGGAAACCCCCTGACACCGGGCATCCCTACGGCCATGGCAAGATCGAGACGCTCGCCACCCAGGTGATCGGCCTGATGCTTCTCCTGACCGCCGCCGGCATCATCTACGGGGGCGTCCAGAGACTCGTCGAGCCCGTCATCCCGGATATAACGGTGGTCACCGTCTCTGTCATGTTCGGGACGCTCATCATCAATATCGGTGTCTCCACCTACGAACGGAAGAAGGGTCTTGAGTACGGGAGCCAGATCCTGGTCGCCGACTCGCGACACACCCTGAGCGATGTTTTCGTTTCTCTGGCAGTTCTCAGCGGGTTCCTGGCTGTCAGTCTTGGCTATCCGCAGGCCGATCCCATCATCGCTCTCGGTATCGGTCTCCTGATCGCCAGGATGGGGTTCAGGGTCCTCTACGAGGCCGCAGAGGTTCTCGTCGACACGATGAACATCCTCTGCGATCCCGAACTTATCCAGATGGTGGTGATGGAGACGCCCGGCGTCACCGGCTGCCACGAATTCAGGTGCCGTGGCAAACCCGACGAGATCCTTGCCGACATCCACGTAACCGTGGACCCCGAGACTCCTGTCTTTCAGGCGCACGAGATCTCGGCCGAGGTTGAGCGCCGACTTAAAGAGGCTGTGCCGGGGCTTGCCGACGTTGTCGTTCACATCGAGCCTTCAGACTCCTCCCCCAGCAGCCGGCCGAGTTCGAAGCCCTTCCGGTAG
- a CDS encoding rubrerythrin family protein produces MSTEENAQKAFAGESQANRKYSAFAEKAGAEGYSTVAKIFKAASEAEAIHAKRILFLLDAVGTTEENLKTAMEGENYEFTEMYPAFVAEAKKERKNEASIVFTHAMRAEEVHANIYLQALEAVRDGKDLDAEKVFLCPVCGNIELGTAPEKCPICGVPQRMFREIQ; encoded by the coding sequence ATGTCAACAGAAGAAAACGCTCAGAAAGCGTTCGCAGGCGAGTCTCAGGCAAACCGGAAGTACTCAGCCTTCGCCGAGAAGGCAGGCGCCGAAGGTTACTCAACGGTGGCAAAGATCTTCAAGGCGGCAAGCGAGGCCGAGGCCATCCATGCAAAACGGATCCTCTTCCTCCTGGACGCCGTAGGAACCACGGAGGAGAACCTGAAGACCGCGATGGAGGGTGAGAACTACGAGTTCACGGAGATGTACCCCGCGTTTGTAGCCGAGGCAAAGAAGGAACGCAAAAACGAGGCCTCGATCGTCTTCACCCACGCGATGCGTGCCGAAGAGGTGCACGCAAACATCTACCTCCAGGCGCTCGAGGCCGTCCGGGACGGAAAAGACCTGGATGCGGAGAAGGTCTTCCTCTGCCCCGTCTGCGGCAACATCGAACTCGGCACGGCACCGGAGAAGTGCCCCATCTGCGGTGTTCCGCAACGGATGTTCCGCGAGATCCAGTAA
- a CDS encoding FAD-dependent oxidoreductase yields the protein MAGVKVYTTESCPYCRMVQAFLRKYGIDYEVVDVGKDREAAREMIRISGQRGVPVTVVGDEVIVGFDAKRLREVFGTAAIDRVYDTVIVGAGPAGLTAAVYSARKLLKTVVVSEDIGGQAAWSWMVENYMGFTAITGEELVRKFEEQVREFDVSLELDSVQSIARESDLFLVRTASGNVFKCRTVILAPGKEPMTLDLPGETRLMGRGISICATCDAPLFRGMPVAVVGGGNTAAQTAVEMAKIASSVAMIVRSDLRCDEVYATRAKELGVQIYLHHEVTALHGHDALTGITIHDRETGKETVLNVAGLFLAIGLMPRTGFLGDLVALNEMGEILIDVNTHTNVPGIFAAGDATCVRAKQIIVAAGEGAKAAIEAHDHILEQGLSGNNNFGG from the coding sequence ATGGCAGGCGTGAAGGTCTACACGACTGAGAGCTGTCCCTACTGCCGGATGGTTCAGGCGTTCCTCCGGAAGTACGGCATCGATTATGAGGTCGTGGATGTAGGGAAGGACCGCGAGGCGGCGCGGGAGATGATCCGGATCTCGGGGCAGCGAGGGGTGCCGGTCACGGTGGTCGGCGATGAGGTGATCGTAGGGTTCGATGCAAAGAGGCTCCGCGAGGTCTTCGGGACGGCAGCGATCGACCGGGTCTACGATACGGTCATCGTGGGTGCCGGCCCCGCCGGGCTGACGGCCGCGGTCTACTCTGCCCGCAAACTCCTCAAGACGGTCGTGGTCTCGGAGGATATCGGTGGGCAGGCTGCCTGGAGCTGGATGGTCGAGAACTACATGGGCTTTACGGCAATCACGGGCGAGGAACTCGTCCGTAAGTTCGAGGAGCAGGTCAGGGAGTTCGATGTCAGCCTTGAACTTGACAGCGTCCAGAGTATCGCAAGAGAGAGCGATCTCTTTCTCGTCAGGACAGCCTCCGGGAACGTATTCAAGTGCCGGACGGTTATCCTGGCCCCTGGAAAAGAGCCAATGACGCTCGACCTCCCTGGTGAGACAAGACTGATGGGACGCGGAATCTCGATCTGCGCGACCTGTGACGCTCCGCTCTTCCGGGGTATGCCTGTTGCCGTCGTCGGCGGTGGGAACACGGCTGCCCAGACCGCTGTCGAGATGGCGAAGATAGCAAGTTCCGTGGCGATGATCGTCAGAAGTGACCTCCGTTGCGACGAGGTCTACGCCACCCGCGCAAAGGAACTCGGTGTGCAGATCTACCTCCACCACGAGGTGACGGCACTCCACGGCCACGACGCCCTGACCGGGATCACGATCCACGACAGAGAGACCGGGAAGGAGACCGTTCTCAACGTCGCAGGGCTGTTCCTGGCCATAGGGCTCATGCCAAGGACAGGGTTCCTTGGTGACCTGGTGGCTTTGAACGAGATGGGCGAGATCCTGATAGACGTGAACACTCACACAAACGTTCCCGGGATCTTTGCCGCCGGGGACGCAACCTGCGTCCGGGCCAAACAGATCATCGTCGCCGCCGGTGAGGGGGCGAAGGCAGCGATCGAGGCGCATGACCACATCCTGGAGCAGGGGCTCTCCGGCAACAACAACTTTGGGGGGTAG
- a CDS encoding CDP-alcohol phosphatidyltransferase family protein, with the protein MIEDTLRGRTNGMLARTAGLISRTGVTPNALTVAGFLGMAAAGLLCAGGSFAAAGLLVAASSVFDALDGALARITGAVTPFGAFLDSFLDRYAEAAVYAGLLVYYAGASIPWGVEAAFAAAIGSLMVSYARARAEGIGVDCRAGLFARAERIVVLIIGLLTGLVLPALVILAIATNATAIERLILVRRATLAPPQPPGAQ; encoded by the coding sequence GTGATCGAGGATACCCTTCGTGGAAGGACGAACGGGATGCTGGCACGGACGGCGGGCCTGATCAGCCGGACGGGGGTTACCCCGAACGCTCTCACGGTGGCAGGGTTTCTCGGGATGGCGGCCGCGGGTCTCCTCTGCGCCGGGGGATCGTTCGCCGCCGCGGGCCTCCTCGTTGCTGCATCCTCTGTCTTTGACGCCCTGGACGGGGCGCTTGCCCGGATTACAGGGGCCGTTACCCCCTTCGGCGCCTTCCTTGATTCGTTCCTGGACCGTTACGCTGAGGCTGCGGTCTATGCCGGGCTGCTCGTCTACTACGCCGGCGCCTCAATCCCCTGGGGGGTTGAGGCTGCGTTTGCCGCCGCTATAGGCTCGCTGATGGTGAGTTACGCCCGCGCCAGAGCGGAGGGGATCGGTGTAGACTGCCGGGCCGGTCTCTTCGCCCGGGCGGAGCGAATCGTGGTCCTGATCATCGGGCTCCTGACCGGTCTTGTCCTCCCAGCTCTCGTAATTCTGGCGATCGCAACGAACGCCACCGCGATCGAGCGGCTCATCCTTGTGAGGCGGGCTACGCTCGCCCCGCCACAACCCCCGGGCGCACAGTGA
- a CDS encoding adenylosuccinate synthetase, translating into MSCSIIVGGFFGDEGKGKIVAHIAHHDRPSIISRGGVGPNAGHTVRVGEKDYGVRMVPSGFVYPDATLMIGSGVLVDPRVFLHEIDLVGARDRIFIDGRCGIIEEEHVARDRESEHLRDRIGSTGTGCGPANADRVLRLGRQAKDLPELSDFITDVAERINLALDNDEVVLLEGTQGFGISLYFGTYPFVTSKDTSASQIAADNGVGPTRIDDVIVVFKAYPTRVGEGPFPTEMSMERSHKLGIEEFGTVTHRQRRIGTWDGEMARYSAMINGCTQAAITGIDRVDPACFGVTDYNKLTKPAMEFIEQAEEDIGRPVTLISTGPELSQIIDLRGEV; encoded by the coding sequence ATGAGTTGCAGTATTATCGTCGGCGGGTTCTTTGGTGACGAGGGCAAAGGAAAGATCGTGGCCCACATCGCTCATCACGATAGGCCATCCATCATCTCCAGAGGGGGTGTAGGTCCAAACGCTGGACATACCGTTAGAGTCGGAGAGAAGGATTACGGTGTCCGGATGGTCCCATCGGGGTTCGTATACCCGGATGCAACCCTCATGATCGGGAGCGGCGTGCTCGTCGACCCCCGGGTCTTCCTTCATGAGATCGACCTGGTTGGTGCCCGTGACAGGATCTTCATCGACGGTCGCTGCGGCATCATCGAGGAGGAGCATGTTGCACGCGACAGGGAGAGCGAGCACCTCAGGGACAGGATCGGGAGCACCGGGACAGGTTGTGGCCCGGCAAACGCCGACCGCGTCCTCAGACTGGGCAGGCAGGCAAAAGATCTCCCGGAACTCTCTGATTTTATCACCGATGTTGCAGAGAGGATCAACCTGGCTCTGGACAACGATGAGGTGGTTCTCCTGGAAGGGACACAGGGCTTCGGGATATCTCTCTACTTCGGGACTTACCCCTTCGTGACCAGCAAGGACACCTCCGCCTCGCAGATCGCCGCCGACAACGGTGTTGGTCCGACCCGGATCGACGATGTCATCGTCGTCTTCAAGGCCTACCCGACCCGGGTCGGTGAGGGGCCGTTCCCCACCGAGATGTCGATGGAACGGTCGCACAAACTCGGGATCGAGGAGTTCGGCACAGTGACACACCGCCAGCGGCGTATCGGCACCTGGGATGGGGAGATGGCCCGCTACTCTGCGATGATCAACGGCTGCACCCAGGCGGCGATCACCGGCATAGACCGGGTCGACCCTGCCTGTTTTGGCGTAACGGACTACAACAAACTGACAAAACCGGCGATGGAGTTCATCGAGCAGGCAGAAGAGGACATAGGCAGGCCTGTAACCCTGATCTCGACCGGGCCCGAACTCTCCCAGATCATCGATCTGAGAGGTGAAGTATGA
- a CDS encoding methytransferase partner Trm112: MRKNLMEILCCPVCKSELTLSVTEESGEEVLEGSLRCPACGVDYPISEGIPNLLPQTGCED; encoded by the coding sequence ATGAGAAAAAACCTGATGGAGATCCTCTGCTGCCCTGTCTGCAAGAGTGAACTCACGCTCTCCGTGACCGAAGAGAGCGGGGAGGAGGTGCTTGAGGGCAGCCTCAGGTGTCCAGCGTGCGGCGTCGATTACCCCATAAGCGAGGGTATCCCAAACCTCCTCCCGCAGACCGGTTGTGAGGACTGA
- a CDS encoding DUF7524 family protein — MPEIHLNRRGINSIEVPKEVEVTVGSDLVLDLINHGSPLHITLASTNSSAFTGFFHENLYVNGTEEFHIPIKEDAPPGFFTLQVVTGYGTRRQEFRVVVRGRPEPAPEPRGTPAQATELAPSRGLHYSLSILILVIAAVVLYGLWVVYRADLLNAAAFVALLLGVILAWLRRRS; from the coding sequence ATGCCTGAGATTCATCTAAACCGCCGGGGGATCAACTCCATTGAGGTGCCAAAGGAGGTTGAGGTAACGGTGGGGAGCGATCTCGTCCTGGATCTCATCAACCACGGTTCGCCGCTGCACATCACCCTCGCCTCAACGAACTCCTCGGCCTTCACCGGATTCTTCCACGAGAACCTCTACGTGAACGGGACAGAGGAGTTTCACATACCTATCAAGGAAGACGCTCCTCCAGGTTTCTTTACCCTCCAGGTCGTCACCGGCTACGGGACCCGACGGCAGGAGTTCCGCGTCGTCGTCAGGGGGCGGCCGGAACCGGCGCCAGAACCGAGAGGGACGCCCGCTCAGGCAACCGAACTTGCTCCGTCGAGGGGTTTGCATTACTCCCTCAGCATCCTCATCCTCGTTATTGCCGCCGTTGTACTCTACGGGCTCTGGGTTGTCTACCGGGCTGATCTCCTGAACGCCGCTGCGTTCGTGGCGCTGCTCCTCGGGGTCATCCTTGCATGGTTGCGGCGGCGTTCGTAG
- the cbiB gene encoding adenosylcobinamide-phosphate synthase CbiB, whose protein sequence is MVAAAFVVAAALLVDRLVGDPQSRYHPVALLGRFIGWWGVPARYPRSLQRAAGVAGAFLTAALFAAPFALVQVAAPLWVYLIIAPFLLKATLAWRALEEHTAAVVRALKEGGIDAGRASAGMMVSRDTAHLDQEHILSAAYESMTENLVDSIVSPLLYFGLFGLVGAAVFRAVNTMDAMLGYRDERLRLGWFPARADDIANFIPARLTGLVLLAYFAAKGRFTPAIEVLRRDAKNRPGFNGGIPMAVIAGGVGIRFEKPGVYTIGNPERTLEEAGAGIVSAVRAAVILVAILEIATVFLLWFMSYT, encoded by the coding sequence ATGGTTGCGGCGGCGTTCGTAGTTGCCGCGGCGCTGCTGGTTGACCGTCTGGTCGGTGATCCGCAGTCCCGATACCATCCTGTGGCGCTCCTGGGCCGGTTCATCGGCTGGTGGGGGGTTCCGGCGCGTTACCCCCGGAGCCTCCAGCGGGCGGCAGGGGTTGCCGGGGCTTTTCTGACCGCCGCGCTCTTTGCCGCACCGTTTGCCCTCGTCCAGGTTGCGGCGCCGCTGTGGGTATACCTCATCATTGCACCCTTCCTGCTCAAGGCCACTCTTGCCTGGCGGGCGCTTGAAGAACACACGGCGGCCGTGGTTCGGGCGCTCAAAGAGGGGGGGATCGATGCCGGCCGGGCATCCGCCGGGATGATGGTGAGCCGGGATACGGCGCACCTCGATCAGGAGCACATCCTCTCGGCCGCATATGAATCCATGACCGAGAACCTTGTCGACAGCATCGTCTCGCCGCTCCTCTACTTTGGTCTGTTCGGGCTTGTGGGCGCCGCGGTATTCCGGGCGGTCAACACCATGGATGCTATGCTCGGCTACCGGGACGAAAGGCTCCGGCTGGGATGGTTTCCGGCCCGTGCCGATGACATCGCAAACTTCATCCCGGCAAGGCTCACCGGGCTGGTCCTTCTCGCCTACTTTGCGGCAAAGGGCCGGTTCACCCCCGCCATTGAGGTGCTCCGCCGGGATGCAAAGAATCGACCGGGGTTCAATGGCGGGATCCCAATGGCCGTCATCGCCGGCGGGGTTGGGATCAGGTTCGAGAAACCCGGTGTCTACACCATAGGCAACCCGGAGAGAACGCTTGAAGAGGCGGGTGCCGGGATTGTCTCTGCGGTCAGAGCGGCAGTGATCCTGGTTGCCATCCTTGAGATAGCCACAGTATTTTTATTGTGGTTCATGAGCTATACATGA